A single window of Oreochromis aureus strain Israel breed Guangdong linkage group 5, ZZ_aureus, whole genome shotgun sequence DNA harbors:
- the lrig1 gene encoding leucine-rich repeats and immunoglobulin-like domains protein 1 isoform X2, with product MAAFLGRFGYLSRCVFYLILSVEFFQSYGLSSDTPCAQNCTCSGDSVDCSNLELTATPLDLPVRTVSLNLGHNQLTSISPEAFANLPNLRELRLDHNELTSIPDLGQAASKIVSLYLHHNKIRSIDGRRTGELLSVETLDLSNNDITELRGQCFPAGLHIRDLYLSNNKISVLELGALDHLGETLQVLRLSRNRISQIPVKAFQLPRLTQLELNRNRIRQVEGLTFQGLSSLEVLKLQRNSISKLTDGAFFDLSKMKVLHLDYNSLTEVNSGSLYGLTSLQQLFLSNNSIARINPDGWKFCQKLRELNLSYNNLTRLDEGSLAVLGDLHTLRLGHNSISHINEGAFRGLKALRILELDHNDISGTIEDTNGAFSGLDSLIKLTLFENKIKSVAKKAFSGLETLEHLNLGENAIRSIQPDAFTKMRNLKSLLIQSNSLLCDCQLHWLPDWLVARGLQVGINATCAHPESLKGKSVFEVPPSSFVCDDLPKPQITVQPEATMTVLGSDVRLTCTAASSSSSPMTFAWRKDQELLRNAEMENYAHVRAHHQAATPDLPGAGGGGVMEYTTILHLRRVTFAHEGRYQCIITNHFGSTYSSKARLIVNVLPSFIKTPRDSTIRTGHTARLECAAEGHPTPQIAWQKDGGTDFPAARDRRMHVMPDDDVFFITDVKPVDMGVYSCTAKNTAGTVSANATLTVLETPHLAQDLEDRSVTVGETVALQCKALGSPPPRITWLHNDQPLRPSDRHHFTPGNQLLVIGSALLKDAGRYTCLMSNTLGTERAHSQLVVTERRNACAAPTGPSTVTIGIIVIAVVTSIVVTSLVWVCIIYQTRKKSEECSVTNTDETIVHPDVSSYLSSQGTLSERQDMCIRVETGGGPQPNGHVVDTTGFDSAVLCTDCMENGNSYSKDPDYLAHGFGPAAGMEYQQQLIPPPYSYCYPGEQHDTGSHTTPLCNGTPSRIRKNSEGSAFPKNHNTTLNQHDRKVSKAGQTKTSQEDSFHKPVKLAGVTSHGRIDTDCEPELRQTLLSNGHALRASQNEGASLRRASD from the exons aAATCTCGGCCACAACCAACTGACTTCCATCAGTCCTGAAGCCTTTGCCAACCTTCCCAACTTGAGAGAGCT TCGGCTAGACCACAATGAGCTGACCTCCATACCAGATTTAGGACAGGCTGCATCCAAGATTGTGTCCCTCTACCT acaTCATAATAAGATTCGCAGTATTGATGGCAGGCGGACTGGGGAGCTGCTTTCTGTGGAAACCCTGGACCTGAGCAATAATGACATTACTGAGCTGCGAGGACAGTGCTTCCCTGCAGGCCTCCATATCCGAGATCT GTACCTCAGTAACAACAAGATCAGCGTGTTGGAGCTCGGAGCTCTGGACCATTTGGGCGAAACCCTACAGGTTCTAAGACTGAGCCGAAACCGCATCAGCCAGATCCCCGTGAAAGCCTTCCAGCTCCCGAGGCTCACCCAGCT TGAGCTGAACAGGAACCGTATACGCCAAGTGGAGGGTCTAACCTTCCAGGGTTTATCCAGCCTGGAGGTGCTCAAACTACAAAGGAACAGCATCAGCAAACTGACCGATGGAGCCTTCTTTGACCTGTCTAAGATGAAAGTCCT GCACCTGGACTACAACAGCCTGACGGAGGTGAACAGTGGCTCGCTTTACGGACTGACTTCCCTGCAGCAGCTGTTCCTCAGTAACAACTCCATAGCACGCATCAATCCTGATGGGTGGAAGTTCTGCCAGAAGCTAAGGGAGCT gAATTTGTCTTACAACAACTTAACTCGTCTGGATGAAGGGAGTCTGGCAGTGCTCGGGGATCTCCACACCCTCCGGCTGGGCCACAACTCTATCAGCCACATCAACGAGGGAGCCTTTAGAGGCCTCAAGGCTTTACGCATCCT GGAGCTGGACCATAACGACATCTCAGGCACAATAGAGGACACCAACGGGGCCTTCTCTGGATTGGACAGCCTCATCAAGCT GACTCTGTTTGAAAACAAGATCAAATCCGTGGCCAAGAAGGCCTTCTCTGGCTTGGAGACCCTGGAACACCT GAACTTGGGGGAGAACGCTATTCGCTCCATTCAGCCCGACGCCTTCACTAAGATGAGGAACCTCAAAAGCCT TCTCATTCAAAGCAACAGCTTGCTGTGTGACTGCCAGCTCCACTGGTTGCCTGACTGGTTGGTGGCACGTGGTTTGCAGGTCGGTATCAATGCCACCTGCGCCCACCCGGAAAGTCTGAAGGGAAAGAGCGTCTTTGAGGTTCCACCCAGCAGCTTTGTGtgtg ACGACCTCCCCAAGCCTCAGATCACCGTACAGCCGGAAGCCACAATGACAGTCCTCGGCAGTGACGTTCGTCTCACCTGTACAGCTGCCAGCAGCAGCTCCTCCCCCATGACCTTTGCCTGGCGCAAGGACCAGGAGCTCCTTCGTAACGCTGAGATGGAGAACTACGCCCATGTGCGTGCTCACCACCAGGCCGCGACACCAGATCTGCCAGgcgcaggaggaggaggcgtgATGGAGTACACTACGATTCTCCACCTGCGCCGTGTCACTTTTGCCCACGAGGGTCGTTACCAGTGCATCATCACCAACCACTTTGGCTCCACCTACTCGAGCAAGGCCAGACTCATTGTCAACG TTCTTCCGTCCTTCATCAAGACTCCCAGGGACAGCACCATCCGAACTGGCCACACCGCCAGGCTGGAGTGCGCTGCAGAGGGTCACCCGACACCTCAGATCGCCTGGCAGAAGGACGGCGGCACGGATTTCCCTGCCGCCCGCGACCGCCGGATGCACGTCATGCCCGATGATGACGTCTTCTTCATCACGGACGTCAAGCCGGTGGACATGGGCGTGTACAGCTGCACTGCCAAAAACACAGCAGGCACCGTCTCTGCTAATGCCACCCTCACCGTACTGG AAACGCCCCACCTGGCCCAGGACCTGGAGGACCGAAGCGTTACTGTCGGGGAGACGGTGGCGCTGCAGTGCAAAGCTCTCGGCAGCCCGCCCCCGCGCATCACCTGGCTGCACAACGACCAACCGCTGCGCCCCTCCGACAGACACCACTTCACGCCGGGAAACCAGCTGCTTGTCATCGGCTCCGCATTGCTGAAGGACGCCGGGCGCTACACCTGCCTCATGTCCAACACTCTGGGCACAGAGCGCGCCCACAGCCAGCTGGTGGTGACTGAGCGCAGGAACGCTTGCGCCGCGCCGACAGGCCCGAGCACCGTTACTATAGGGATCATCGTCATCGCTGTGGTTACGAGTATTGTGGTGACGTCGCTGGTGTGGGTGTGTATCATCTATCAGACGAGGAAGAAGAGCGAGGAGTGCAGTGTGACCAACACAG ATGAGACGATCGTTCACCCAGATGTATCCAGCTACCTCTCCTCCCAGGGGACTCTGTCCGAGCGGCAGGACATGTGCATCCGTGTGGAGACCGGCGGTGGCCCTCAGCCCAACGGACACGTTGTAGACACCACAG GTTTCGACAGCGCAGTGCTGTGCACAGATTGTATGGAGAATGGCAACAGCTACTCCAAAGATCCCGACTACCTGGCACACGGGTTTGGTCCTGCTGCAGGCATGGAGTACCAGCAGCAGCTTATTCCACCACCCTACTCTTACTGTTACCCCGGGGAGCAGCACGACACCGGGTCACACACAACCCCACTCTGCAATGGGACCCCCAGCAGGATCCGAAAGAACTCTGAAGGATCAGCGTTTCCAAAAAACCATAATACAACACTGAACCAACACGATAGAAAAG TGAGCAAAGCGGGGCAGACCAAGACATCGCAGGAAGACTCCTTCCACAAGCCGGTGAAGCTGGCTGGCGTGACGAGCCACGGACGCATCGACACGGACTGTGAGCCTGAGCTCAGGCAGACTCTGCTGTCCAATGGACACGCCCTCAGAGCCTCTCAGAATGAGGGCGCCTCTCTTAGGAGAGCCAGTGACTAG
- the lrig1 gene encoding leucine-rich repeats and immunoglobulin-like domains protein 1 isoform X1, with translation MAAFLGRFGYLSRCVFYLILSVEFFQSYGLSSDTPCAQNCTCSGDSVDCSNLELTATPLDLPVRTVSLNLGHNQLTSISPEAFANLPNLRELRLDHNELTSIPDLGQAASKIVSLYLHHNKIRSIDGRRTGELLSVETLDLSNNDITELRGQCFPAGLHIRDLYLSNNKISVLELGALDHLGETLQVLRLSRNRISQIPVKAFQLPRLTQLELNRNRIRQVEGLTFQGLSSLEVLKLQRNSISKLTDGAFFDLSKMKVLHLDYNSLTEVNSGSLYGLTSLQQLFLSNNSIARINPDGWKFCQKLRELNLSYNNLTRLDEGSLAVLGDLHTLRLGHNSISHINEGAFRGLKALRILELDHNDISGTIEDTNGAFSGLDSLIKLTLFENKIKSVAKKAFSGLETLEHLNLGENAIRSIQPDAFTKMRNLKSLLIQSNSLLCDCQLHWLPDWLVARGLQVGINATCAHPESLKGKSVFEVPPSSFVCDDLPKPQITVQPEATMTVLGSDVRLTCTAASSSSSPMTFAWRKDQELLRNAEMENYAHVRAHHQAATPDLPGAGGGGVMEYTTILHLRRVTFAHEGRYQCIITNHFGSTYSSKARLIVNVLPSFIKTPRDSTIRTGHTARLECAAEGHPTPQIAWQKDGGTDFPAARDRRMHVMPDDDVFFITDVKPVDMGVYSCTAKNTAGTVSANATLTVLETPHLAQDLEDRSVTVGETVALQCKALGSPPPRITWLHNDQPLRPSDRHHFTPGNQLLVIGSALLKDAGRYTCLMSNTLGTERAHSQLVVTERRNACAAPTGPSTVTIGIIVIAVVTSIVVTSLVWVCIIYQTRKKSEECSVTNTDETIVHPDVSSYLSSQGTLSERQDMCIRVETGGGPQPNGHVVDTTGFDSAVLCTDCMENGNSYSKDPDYLAHGFGPAAGMEYQQQLIPPPYSYCYPGEQHDTGSHTTPLCNGTPSRIRKNSEGSAFPKNHNTTLNQHDRKAVSKAGQTKTSQEDSFHKPVKLAGVTSHGRIDTDCEPELRQTLLSNGHALRASQNEGASLRRASD, from the exons aAATCTCGGCCACAACCAACTGACTTCCATCAGTCCTGAAGCCTTTGCCAACCTTCCCAACTTGAGAGAGCT TCGGCTAGACCACAATGAGCTGACCTCCATACCAGATTTAGGACAGGCTGCATCCAAGATTGTGTCCCTCTACCT acaTCATAATAAGATTCGCAGTATTGATGGCAGGCGGACTGGGGAGCTGCTTTCTGTGGAAACCCTGGACCTGAGCAATAATGACATTACTGAGCTGCGAGGACAGTGCTTCCCTGCAGGCCTCCATATCCGAGATCT GTACCTCAGTAACAACAAGATCAGCGTGTTGGAGCTCGGAGCTCTGGACCATTTGGGCGAAACCCTACAGGTTCTAAGACTGAGCCGAAACCGCATCAGCCAGATCCCCGTGAAAGCCTTCCAGCTCCCGAGGCTCACCCAGCT TGAGCTGAACAGGAACCGTATACGCCAAGTGGAGGGTCTAACCTTCCAGGGTTTATCCAGCCTGGAGGTGCTCAAACTACAAAGGAACAGCATCAGCAAACTGACCGATGGAGCCTTCTTTGACCTGTCTAAGATGAAAGTCCT GCACCTGGACTACAACAGCCTGACGGAGGTGAACAGTGGCTCGCTTTACGGACTGACTTCCCTGCAGCAGCTGTTCCTCAGTAACAACTCCATAGCACGCATCAATCCTGATGGGTGGAAGTTCTGCCAGAAGCTAAGGGAGCT gAATTTGTCTTACAACAACTTAACTCGTCTGGATGAAGGGAGTCTGGCAGTGCTCGGGGATCTCCACACCCTCCGGCTGGGCCACAACTCTATCAGCCACATCAACGAGGGAGCCTTTAGAGGCCTCAAGGCTTTACGCATCCT GGAGCTGGACCATAACGACATCTCAGGCACAATAGAGGACACCAACGGGGCCTTCTCTGGATTGGACAGCCTCATCAAGCT GACTCTGTTTGAAAACAAGATCAAATCCGTGGCCAAGAAGGCCTTCTCTGGCTTGGAGACCCTGGAACACCT GAACTTGGGGGAGAACGCTATTCGCTCCATTCAGCCCGACGCCTTCACTAAGATGAGGAACCTCAAAAGCCT TCTCATTCAAAGCAACAGCTTGCTGTGTGACTGCCAGCTCCACTGGTTGCCTGACTGGTTGGTGGCACGTGGTTTGCAGGTCGGTATCAATGCCACCTGCGCCCACCCGGAAAGTCTGAAGGGAAAGAGCGTCTTTGAGGTTCCACCCAGCAGCTTTGTGtgtg ACGACCTCCCCAAGCCTCAGATCACCGTACAGCCGGAAGCCACAATGACAGTCCTCGGCAGTGACGTTCGTCTCACCTGTACAGCTGCCAGCAGCAGCTCCTCCCCCATGACCTTTGCCTGGCGCAAGGACCAGGAGCTCCTTCGTAACGCTGAGATGGAGAACTACGCCCATGTGCGTGCTCACCACCAGGCCGCGACACCAGATCTGCCAGgcgcaggaggaggaggcgtgATGGAGTACACTACGATTCTCCACCTGCGCCGTGTCACTTTTGCCCACGAGGGTCGTTACCAGTGCATCATCACCAACCACTTTGGCTCCACCTACTCGAGCAAGGCCAGACTCATTGTCAACG TTCTTCCGTCCTTCATCAAGACTCCCAGGGACAGCACCATCCGAACTGGCCACACCGCCAGGCTGGAGTGCGCTGCAGAGGGTCACCCGACACCTCAGATCGCCTGGCAGAAGGACGGCGGCACGGATTTCCCTGCCGCCCGCGACCGCCGGATGCACGTCATGCCCGATGATGACGTCTTCTTCATCACGGACGTCAAGCCGGTGGACATGGGCGTGTACAGCTGCACTGCCAAAAACACAGCAGGCACCGTCTCTGCTAATGCCACCCTCACCGTACTGG AAACGCCCCACCTGGCCCAGGACCTGGAGGACCGAAGCGTTACTGTCGGGGAGACGGTGGCGCTGCAGTGCAAAGCTCTCGGCAGCCCGCCCCCGCGCATCACCTGGCTGCACAACGACCAACCGCTGCGCCCCTCCGACAGACACCACTTCACGCCGGGAAACCAGCTGCTTGTCATCGGCTCCGCATTGCTGAAGGACGCCGGGCGCTACACCTGCCTCATGTCCAACACTCTGGGCACAGAGCGCGCCCACAGCCAGCTGGTGGTGACTGAGCGCAGGAACGCTTGCGCCGCGCCGACAGGCCCGAGCACCGTTACTATAGGGATCATCGTCATCGCTGTGGTTACGAGTATTGTGGTGACGTCGCTGGTGTGGGTGTGTATCATCTATCAGACGAGGAAGAAGAGCGAGGAGTGCAGTGTGACCAACACAG ATGAGACGATCGTTCACCCAGATGTATCCAGCTACCTCTCCTCCCAGGGGACTCTGTCCGAGCGGCAGGACATGTGCATCCGTGTGGAGACCGGCGGTGGCCCTCAGCCCAACGGACACGTTGTAGACACCACAG GTTTCGACAGCGCAGTGCTGTGCACAGATTGTATGGAGAATGGCAACAGCTACTCCAAAGATCCCGACTACCTGGCACACGGGTTTGGTCCTGCTGCAGGCATGGAGTACCAGCAGCAGCTTATTCCACCACCCTACTCTTACTGTTACCCCGGGGAGCAGCACGACACCGGGTCACACACAACCCCACTCTGCAATGGGACCCCCAGCAGGATCCGAAAGAACTCTGAAGGATCAGCGTTTCCAAAAAACCATAATACAACACTGAACCAACACGATAGAAAAG CAGTGAGCAAAGCGGGGCAGACCAAGACATCGCAGGAAGACTCCTTCCACAAGCCGGTGAAGCTGGCTGGCGTGACGAGCCACGGACGCATCGACACGGACTGTGAGCCTGAGCTCAGGCAGACTCTGCTGTCCAATGGACACGCCCTCAGAGCCTCTCAGAATGAGGGCGCCTCTCTTAGGAGAGCCAGTGACTAG